The window aatatataatgttgttgttataaacaaaaagaaacaattatatttctgaaatgccaaataaattacttattttaacatttaacattagtTTAGTATTTCTAAGACACAAAAGTTAATATTTCAACAATGTTGTGCTTAacatggttagatttaggcaaaaaacaaaacaaaaaaaacaacaacttggtAATTGTTAGAAAAAGATTATGATTTGGCCTAAAATACCAGATTTTGGGTGCACAAACcatgcaaaaaatgcagaacCTACTACTTGCCTACTACTTGCCTACTACTGCaggcaaaaaacacagcaacaggtcGTTAAACACCCACATTTGCTGACTAGAaagccactgaaaacacagcaatgacttgctaaaaacactttttctatGGTTTTCTGGTCTCAGACATTGATCTACAGCTTGACAGGCAACTTGCCAGGTAGGAAAGAatatgttttagcttaaaatatttgattttgtgtgCACAACCCCTGCTGGAAAAGCTGCAAAGTCTCAGTCAGAACTTAGCCACTACTGcaggcagaaaacacagcaacacatcACTAAACACCCATGTTTGTTGGCTAAAActctgctggaaacacagcaatgactcattaaaataacaaccagttttgttgtttgctggtcttgaaaagtggtctgcagcttggagTCACACCCATCTATCGTCCCCTCCACTTCCATATGTCAAAGCAGCACATATACATagttaaaaaaagttgataTGATACGTATGTATCATATTTGCGGTTtgcagaaaacataaaatgcaaatattttcctctggcaACTATTCCTTTATATGGTGTTTGGTGCTACCATCCAGAGATGTTTGAGGTGATGGCAACAGAGAGTGCAattagactgaaaaaaattgtaTCAGAGCACTACGGAAGTCTGTAAAATCTTAGTTTTAATACATACTGATGAAAGGTTTTGGTATGATGTGATGTTTTCCAGACAGGGAACTACAGTGTGAAAACCAGTTTGTCTCTGGGGAAACTTCTGCTGGTTAAAGTGGAGAAAGATCCATTTTTGTTTCTCCCAGAAGATGAATGGTACTGCTCTAAAGTCGTGGTGACGCCTCCAGAAGGAGAAGCCATTCTTTTCCCCTGTTACAGATGGATCTCCAGGGGAGAACTGGTGGAgctgagaggagggagaggtctGACTCAAATTCCCCAAATAATTGATATATAGAACACTGAAATTAAGATTTACGGATATCACTTCTCTCCACAatggttttggatttttttattatttttgtcatttaaattgtctggttgctgtgttgttttcacGCCTCAGCCATGAAGGGTTTTGAGGAGGACCACCCCCTGTTGCTCGACCACCGTAAAAAAGAGCtgatagaaaaaaagagcttgtACCAGTAAGTTTCTGTGCGCACCCTTACAGCTTCATGTTGTCTCATAACCTTACCAGGACAAACCGttgtgatttaaatttttattttttagttggGAGGTTTGGGATCAAAAGCTACCACACAGGAGTAATTTCAAAGACGTATCTGAGCTCCCAGCAGAAGTCCGCTTCTCTTTGTCCAAGAAAATGGAAATCCTTTACACAAAAGCCATGATGTGAGTCAGTGATTCCAGTATAATCTATGTCTTACATGTAcgtctattttttaaatgaagcatTTAATCACTATATTGTTAACtgattggttttgttttcctcttctcaGTGGTGCTGAGCTCATGTTCAAGGGGTTGATTGTTTCCACTAAAGACTGGGAAAAAATTGAGGATATCAAAGGCATCTTCTGGACTAAAAAGACAACAGTGTCAGGTAATGTTTTTTCTCTATAACTTCACTCACTAAACTGTTACTCCTATAGTTTAGTAAGAGTAGGTGATCATGCATACAAGAATACTGACGTAAGTGCTGGTAAACACATTAAGGTGACTAAGCAGCCTTGGCCCTCGATAGCCACCAGAGGcaaaaatcattcaaataaatacatgctACAAATTGTAACGGGTTCAGTACATCAGTTATGAATAATGTAATGGTCttaatattgaaatatattttttcagttgGTTAAAGAGCACTGAGGGACAGCTGTGAAAATTAACGGTGACTGACAGGAATTGTGCAGAAGCTGTGAAGATTTGTAGACCGTTGCTTACTGTTGGCCCTAAAGTTGTgccaaaatgtttgcattaacAAAGAATCACATGACTGTGTGATAAGTGTCAGAGCACAAGTTGTTAGAAAAACATGGTTATATAAGCTGAGGCTCCGTTAAATATGTGCATTAGCTTAGATTAGATGCTGTCCCTGTAAAACGATCTGAGTTTTTCTACGATGTAAAAACCTTCAAACAAATAATCCTGTTCTTAGTTGAATGACAATAATTATGTTGAATTTCAAACCAcaaggaagaaaaacattttagatatTATATTTGTAAACTGCTGTTCTTCCAGAGTATGTTTCTGAGCACTGGAAGGAGGACGACTTTTATGGATACCAGTTTCTGAACGGAGTCAACCCCAATGTGATCAAGCGCTGCTCAGAGCTTCCCCCAAACTTTCCAGTCACAGAGGAGATGGTGAAGCCGTTCCTGGCAGAGGGAAGCTCTCTGCAGAAGGAAATGGAGGTAAGAAAGACGAGTGGCACCAAAATCTTTACTAATGGAGATAATGTGTAGGTTTAACTGTAGAATTTACTTGTTTGGCAGTGGTCCAAGTCCATAATACTGGACGACCATTTCACTGTTTGATATTgtctgaattgaattgaattgaattgaaaacaaATCTGATACCTCTTTATGTTTTCCACACTCCTGTTCTCTATTTTTCCTTCCCAAACAGAAAGGCAACATATTCCTCTGTGACCTCAACCGCATGGATGGATTGTCCACTCAGGTGTATAATGGTGAACCTCTGCACGTGACTGCTGGTCTCTGTTTGCTCTTCtcaaacccagaaaaaaaactgaagccaaTTGCAATTCAGGTACTTAACTGACAGAGTAAATCAGTGAGAGTAGTCACATTTGCATATGGGAAGTTTtagaataattatatattatacattatactGCAGTGGCACAAAAATGTACAGTGCTGCACGAGGAGagaatggcaaaaataattgtgcttctgaaacctgagcaatttggcctggtttctttcaaaaacaagttacaagaaactggaatttaagaaagaaagaaagaaagaaagaaagaaagaaagaaagaaagaaaactttgatttctggatatttttacctatttttttacgtttttcttttactaatattaacttctaataatttctctctctctcaaaatcAATTGTCAGTAcattttcctgtcaccttttcttcatttcttgcaatttgtaggacatcTGTTActtatttgctcaggtttgaaaagtttgaattcaagttaaaggtgtctgaatccagcacaagaaaggtaatattccaggtttcaaagggttaaattcacATGTAAGGTGCCTgaatgcacaagaaaagtaatattccaggtttcaaagggttaagcagtggctctacaaaaaaaaatatggtgtgGAATAGTCATCAGTTtgcatttagattttaaaatataaacatttaagtttttttttattccagttGCATCAACAACCTTCGGAGCAGAATCCGATCTTTCTGCCCAGTGACCCGGAGACTGACTGGCTGCTggcaaagatgttttttaaaaatgcagatttgaTGCAACATCAGTCAGTCTATCACTTCATGAACTCTCACGGTTTGGCAGATGTCTTCACCGTCGCCACTCTCCGCAGCTTCTCTGTGATTCATCCCCTCTACAAGGTataagccccttttacactgcctcttCAAGGTGGGAATTTCACTGTTATGCCGCCTCGCTGTTTTGTACAAAAGGTACAATCAGGGAATGTCTTATGTTTGGCTTTGTTGCCATCAGGGATTATCATGTCAAAAATTTTCTGAGAGCAACAAAAAGAGAATAAATTTGTTAAATTGTTGAGCCCATGACACACGCCAGCAGGGTGTTTCCTGTAATTTTCTGACTGattaacagaaatgtttgtgttcTCTGACTTTGGTGGAGACATTTTAATAGACACTCTCTTTCTGTACAGCTGCTGATACCTCATGTCCATTACACTCtccaaataaacattttgggaaagaaatcTATTTTTGGACCTGACGGGATTGTAAGTAAGGTATGAATCTTTAACGTTATGAATAacaaatgctgatacagatatttACATGAtggtaaaaaacacataaaccaTCAGTATTTCTTTATGAACCACGAACTGTCCCTTGTTAAATGTGCATTGCTGATTGTTAGAGTTCACTTGGACTGGAGGGGATGACAGTGCTCATGAGAAGGGCTCACTCTGAAACGACCTACAGCTCCCTCTGTCTGCCAGAGAACATCACTGCACGAGGACTGGAGTCCATACCAAACTTCTACTACAGAGATGACGGCCTGAAGCTGTGGAACATCATCAACAGGTTAGCTTTCAACAAATACTGCAAATGTAATCTTTTTTACAAGCATCAGTTTTGagtctgtcttttttcatattcaaatgTAActatgtaaaaattaaaaacagaatgttTTGTGCTCTCCAGCTTCGTGAAGGCAGTAGTGGAGCACTATTATCCCTCAGACAATGAGGTGTGCAAAGACACTGAGCTACAGGAGTGGATC is drawn from Plectropomus leopardus isolate mb chromosome 16, YSFRI_Pleo_2.0, whole genome shotgun sequence and contains these coding sequences:
- the LOC121955231 gene encoding hydroperoxide isomerase ALOXE3-like, which translates into the protein MTMEYKLEVTTGNMTNAGTCDNIFVTLIGTEGKSERTELDSAGADFKTGMTGNYSVKTSLSLGKLLLVKVEKDPFLFLPEDEWYCSKVVVTPPEGEAILFPCYRWISRGELVELRGGRAMKGFEEDHPLLLDHRKKELIEKKSLYHWEVWDQKLPHRSNFKDVSELPAEVRFSLSKKMEILYTKAMIGAELMFKGLIVSTKDWEKIEDIKGIFWTKKTTVSEYVSEHWKEDDFYGYQFLNGVNPNVIKRCSELPPNFPVTEEMVKPFLAEGSSLQKEMEKGNIFLCDLNRMDGLSTQVYNGEPLHVTAGLCLLFSNPEKKLKPIAIQLHQQPSEQNPIFLPSDPETDWLLAKMFFKNADLMQHQSVYHFMNSHGLADVFTVATLRSFSVIHPLYKLLIPHVHYTLQINILGKKSIFGPDGIVSKSSLGLEGMTVLMRRAHSETTYSSLCLPENITARGLESIPNFYYRDDGLKLWNIINSFVKAVVEHYYPSDNEVCKDTELQEWISEIFTHGFLENKATGFPSGFQSVEEVIKFITMVIFTVTAQHAAVNTGQFDYYSWAPNGSLLLRKPPPTTKGQSSIKTILETLPNVGETVKFADVAWTLANKYTDMVPMGTYPEERFDEPAIKEMIKKFQAELSCLSEAITTRNSQLDLPYTYLNPAEIENSITI